The stretch of DNA CACCACTTATTCTCCTAGCTATTAGGTTGATAAGAAATCCCTCTGAAAACATATCAAGAATGCAACAAAAGAAGCATGTCATCACTAAAAGTTTTTTAGTTAGCTATTCATATAATATGACACTCCCATCTTTGCTACCAGACCTTCATTTAATCATTAAAACAACCAATATGGATAACAGAGAGGCCAGAAACCAGAAGTACAGATATAATTGCTCGAAAAAATTATACAAACCTATTGTCACAAGTACTTTGTGATAAATATGACATGTGAGGAAAAAAGAAGAGACACTATAATGCTGCTCATACACCATATTCACAACAAGGATCTAGTTCTAAATTTCctccaaaaaaaacaaaaatccatTCGTAGTTCATAGCTTCAAGAAAGCATGAGAAGAACCTGAAAATGGTCAAAAAAGGGTACTATGAAGGTCAACAATAAATTCTTGCCTTAGAGAAACTGATGACATTTTCTATGAGATGTTATCACGAAGCATTGTGATCTTATAAGGTAAGGtagattaaaaggaaaaaaataaaatatggtaAACAGAAAATATTTAACAAGTCTATTGAACTAAAACTAGTTCATTAAAACTAAACTTGTCAATTGGTTTGATGTTTCTGTAAAACTTGGACAATTGAGAGCATTAAATAAATAGTGTTTTgagaaaaaagaataaaagaaagaaactgaATGGTGATGTGTGACCAAAAACCATATACCACACTTAACAAAATATGTGTCTAATTGACATCAAAAGAATTGCATAAAGGATGAGAAGTGTAAGAAAAATGAGTTAAGCTGGCCTCAAACCTCACAAAATGTAAGGCAGGTGGTGCTGAAATTAGATATGCAAATTTAGGCCAAGAGAGATGGATAAGAAAATTGGAGACCATTCTAACACATTTGTGAGAGAAAATCAGGCAAAATAAAACAAGAAAAAGTGGAAATGGAAAACTCATATGGTAATTAATTTTAAGAGATAGGCCAATTGAAAATGAAGTAGGAAATTAGAACTGATGAAATGGAAAATAAAATGATACAAACGGGATTACTTGTCTACAGAATAACTCTGCATCAGAGTCAGTATAATAAGCAGCACCACAAAATCATTATCTACTGATTCAAATTAACAAAATATTACCTAGAGAAGGTAATAGAATAATGATCTGACTTAAGCGATAACTACCAAAAACACAATGGTTTTAAGCAGAATATACAAACAGTGGAGTTCATCCTCATGCTTTTaaaatgaaaagagaaggaacagTCCAGTGCTAACATTTAGTACACTACAGCTAACGGTACTTTGCCTGGATCCAGAACAAAATAACTCACATAATGATCACCATTTCACGAATGGCTAGTCCATAAATAACAAACATGCCAAAAAGATCTCTGGTCACTCTGGACCTCCACCACATGAACACTAAACTAGTAAATGAattaaattttcaaagattagctCAATATTAAGAAAAGTATCGGTCATTGTCCACCATACAATCATTTGCTATTTAAATGAGGAACATGAACGGAAAATATGAACAAGATTCGGATAATCGAATAGTCACGGTTCAAACCTGAACTAGGTAATAGAAGACACGAAGCCCCTTCGGATCCTGGCTACCTTGGACGTCCACAAGGGACCCAGTCTTCGAAGTGGTGCAGGAGATGTGCTCATTGTTCATCACGATCTCCATCTCCTGCCTGCCAACGCGGTCCGGAGGTGGCCAGTTGTTGTCATCCTCCTTCATAATCTGCAACCAACCCCCACACGCAAACGTCGAAATCAAACCCAACCCCACAATGGATCTATATCGAAACCTTATAATCGATCAAAAGGAACAAGTGACAAACGTCAACGAAACGAAACCCTAGAAATCGATCGGAACCGTAGGTGGGGGGAAGAGGGACCTCGCTGTCGGCAATGATGCGGCGGCACTCGCGGAGGACGTCAGGGACACGAACACCTCCTTGTGGATCATGGTGTCGTTCTTGTAGTAGGAATTATTGGCGTACGGAGATTGCCGTCGGGGCGGAACTCAAACTCCAGGATCTCGTGCCCAAACTTGCCCTTGTGCTCCACGTAGTAACGCAGGTAGAACTCATCCTGCTCGCCATCGCCATCCCCACCGCCGATTCTGCTCCCCCACCTCTCTccatctccctctccctctctttgGGACAAATGCAGTTACATCTCTCTATTTATAGGAGGAACACGACGGTGTGTCTGCGTTTCATttgaatataaatatattatagttAATTTAAATTGCTATTAATAGATTATAAGGTAATAATATAAGTAATTACAATTCGTTTAATCGTGAATTATAACTTGATTTGATGCTACTCATTATCCACAATAtgctttttctaaaaaaaatatttatgttacCTCAAGCTTTTAAAAAGAGATTTTAAATGgtttttaaatccaaagaaaaaatattttagatgaattcttttaaaaaatctcacattttattttatttttgcccATTACTTTCTCAATGTAATACTAAAGTGTTCTCAACTTAAAGTGGAGATTATTTTTTTAGTTAAACCCTTTTTCAATTAAATCTGttgaatccattcatttttattaatatatatctaatttatgaaaatatttcccaaataaaaataaaaatactaaatgtTAACAGACACAACATAATAATATTTGtatgattttaaataaaaaataacaatatatatatatatatatatatatatatatatatatatatatatatatatatatatacacctatTTAATTCTTTCTGAACTCGTTAGTTGGACTCGAACGTCTACAGGAgacggagagggagagggagagggagaaaagggTGGACAATCGTCAACCATCGCGATCCACCGGCCTCCATCCTCCGTTGCGCGATCGAGTGGTTGGTCAAGGCGAGCGATGCAGCATCCACCTTCGATCTTGGCCGTTCTTCCCACCTCGACCCCAAAACTGATCGGTGCCAGCATTGGCCGGCGGCGGCTCAAAACAACCAACCAACTTCCACGGCAGGTAACAGGGCGGCGTTTGGCTCTTCGCGTCGCCCTCCCGTCATTATTACTACTAGTTGTTGCTTCGATTCATGTCGATCTCGTTTCGATTCGAAGAGGATTCAGGGTATGCAGGGCAATGATTGAGTTATTGGATATCAAAAGGCTTTCGTATTCTCGGTTGATTTACTCTTCTATAGATTGTTGAAATCTATTGTCGTATTTCTTAAAACCCTGGGTGTGTGGTGTGTCCAAATGATGGTTTGGTCCTCAACATTGATTCCGAGGATCCACAAGCTGGTAGCTGTGCTTGCATAAATCACAAAGCACGTTAGCCTGTTGGTGGCAGGGGCCATGCTGGCTTGTACACAATTTTCGGATTGATACTTTGGTACTCTGTCAGTGGAACTCAGAGAGACTAAGCGGCTCCTTCCATGACAAAGTTCTTTTAGTTTAGTTTTGTGGTGTTATCTTTTTGTGCAACCAAAGATCTTTTGTTTTTTGACACTCATTTTCCAAGACCAAAACCGTGTTCCCACCGCCAGCTCTTTGTTATAGATTTATTGTTAAGACAAATATCTTGAAAACTTTAAGTTGTTCTGCTTTCTGATCTCCAGTTTCTTGCAACCACTGAAGGAACAAAATTTAACGATCtacaatattattaataattattccCCTTAATGCGTATTGCCATTTGGTTCTTAGCTTGATATTTTTATGTAATATCACAAATTTACCCAAATTGGAATTAATTTTCAGAATTTTCTTATTTTGGAGGAACTAAACTAAGTATATGAGTCGAGGTTTGAAATTTCGCCTAATTTAGGCGTAAAATCCTTcgaaaatatctgaaaaataaaaaaaattaggaaataatttttaagttagaaataaatatacatttagtataggtTTAGCTTGGTACACTGCAACTTTAATCACATGTTATAATAGATATATATTAATTTCAATAGTATAAACATGTTATATTTACTCATTAGTTACTTCTCTTTCAGTTAAATAATAGATATTAAAGACACTGAATTAACCcaaaatcgatcaaattttgattaaatcatcattaaaatcactaatcataatattaaataattttaataaaacctaattaaacatattttatcatcataaatatctttcaatGTTTAATATTAAACATTTGACACATGTCTAATTTtgaataaattaatattaaatatattaataataatattaaagatcttaattaatctctaattaaagaaagagaatacatatatTTGATTAAAAGTTCTTCCTCTTCATCCTCCCAAATTATCCTCAATTCAATTCATAAATCATtactttgtagagtttaggagagtgcaaatgtgagaataagaaaGAGAATATAAGAGAAAATgaatttgagatagtttaagagagtgtgagagtgaaatgAAGTGAAATATAGGGGATGATGTATTTAAAAACTTATGAGAAATGGCTCCAATGATCAAATTGACTATTGAAACATTGATATATGTCAGTAacagtcgatttcgaccgttactaaCTTgtgtcggtaacggtcgaaattttgacCATTATTAATTGTATTGGGTAGTAATGATTGAAATCAACCGTTACCACCCGATACAGCCCCGTATCGTTCGATACAGGCCTAAATCAAGTGTATCGCCCGGTAGCAGGTGGTATGATTTGGTAACAGGGCTGGTATTGGTGGTATGATTCGAAATTTGAATCCTTATTATGAGTTACCTTTTTCCATGTTCACCAAAAATATCTGCTTGCAGAAACTACCATATCACAATAACAGATAGTACATATAAATTCCAGTGGTTGCTTCTACAGGCTGTTTTCCAGCAATTTGAAGTGGTGGATATGGAAGTTCTGACAAACTGAAGATGCAGCAGAACATAAGCAGGTTCACAAGTTAGAAAAGCTTCATAGATCAACCTGCTGGCAAGGTTGAAAGCCCTTTCCACTTTGTCCTCCCATCCGTTGTCTGTTCTCCCCTTATCTTGTAAAAGCCTCTTGATCATTTTCATCCAGCACTTCCAAAGGGGTATGGTGCATCGTCTGGAAGGTCAAACTGTTACAAGATCAAAACTAGTTGAAACAGCCACACTTCTTATTTCTGGGCATGTTCTATTCCTTTGTGTTTTCATCTATTGCCCATTTTTGCATAAATCAAGTTCACAGACAACATTGACTTTATAGTTCCATTTTCGTTTGTCTgaacatactttttttttttttctaatatggtTCATACTTCATGGACAATAAATTGTCTGAAGATAGTAGAAAATATGTTGCTGAGAACACCTGCACCAGTAGGAATATGCTATCAAAAGCTATTTTACGTTATGCGAGAGCTTGCGCTTTGAATGGATTATGAATGTGGCAATCTTCTGAAGTTCACAGCACCTTTAATAATCACATTCTCCAAATTAACAGTTCTTTCAGGCTTTCTTCTGATAACATAGTTGGAGATATTGACCTATATAATTGAATCAGTTCTTATGCATAATTCAAGTGCTATTGTCCTTTTAATCTCTTTTATGTGATTGATCTAAAGGTTACAATTAATTTGCACCCCGTTGTATGAATGTTGTGTGGTGATTATTCATTGGATTTACTATCATTAATCATGATAGTAACTACTTAAACAcccttcccttttttttgttgTATGGAACTTGTCTGTACTGGAATGGACTGGTAATTTATGTCACACACATATTAAACTTGTTGCTAATtctgtatattattattaatcaaCTACTGACAGAATGTGCTTACATTTATTTGGAAGGTTTAGATCTTAATTTTGCTTATTAGGTCCTTATTTTAACTATTTTGTAATCCATAGTTATTTCATTAGATCCGTATTAGTCTTGTACCAACTGGTTGCTAGCCTTGGATGTCCTTGATAAATTCCTTGAAGCATATCCAGCTGGTTAGCAGAAAGCTGAGGGCAGGTATCACCTTTATGTTGAGATGTCTTCATGGAAGATACAAGTAGATACTTCCATGAATCACTGTACTATGCTATATCTTATGATCAAATTTGTTAAATGAGTTTGAATCTAGCACTTTCACTATACTATGCAGATTAATGCAGCATTCAAGCAGTACCTGAATTTACTGCACATTCATGGTCTCTTCCTTGTGACCCAACTTGGTAATACAATGCAAGAAATCTTACATAAGTATTGAGAAAAAGCTCTAAATACAGAATAACATAAAGTATGACAAAATTGGAAGTTATCAGTGGATGTTTTAAGTTTTGACTAATTGATGGGCATGCACTGTTGTCGACATTCTTGTTGATACATTACTGAAAGCTGAGAAATGATAATCTAGCTTGTAGAAGATTATGTTGTAATAGTACATTGCTTTTCCCATCATGTCTACCTTACAGGATTACAGGACACTGCATGTTTGCTCATCAAAATGTCCTTTTACttctttattttttcttagtTTGTGCATtccttaaaagaaaaaaacaactaGAGAGCATATAAGCTACAGGTGCTATCTTGTTGATTGAGTGTTGTTACTCAGAATTACTGAATTTTCTTGATTCATATTTTGTGGCAAGCTCAGGAACACCACTACTTGTTTTATATAGTTGTGAGAGCTTGTAACATTATCAGCAAACATGTAAGATGTTTTGGTTATGTTGGTACGCCCATGCTCCATGGGCAATTGCATCCTTGGGCTGTGTGACTGCAGCATCTAATGATGTGAGGCAATGTTTCCACACTAGATTGAAATATTCTAGAAATAAATAGTAGTTTTCATTTATATTTCATTTAGTTTAGATATTAGGGCTGCATCATTGTGAGGCTAAGTTTTGTGAATCATAAACCTTAGGTATCTGCACATAGACAGGCatatgttttatctgaaaatttttcATGTCATGATACTTTTGGTGCTTGTCACTCGTTTGAAGTGCATTGTGTTTGCCCCATAACAATCATGATACTTTATGATTGTGTACACCTTCCATTAGTACATTCTTGATTTGGCTGCTGCTGAATTTAACATGGGACTATCCCGGATTGAAGCCGAGGACCCTGGCATTCATGTTGTTCTTGATCTCACCATCATAAAGCAATTTGTAGATATACTGTTCATCATTTGTGTAGCCTAATTTTACTGTATGTTATTGACTCATTGCTTTTGTAGTAAGATCAGTGTAGGTTTTTGCTGTTTTTTAACCTTTCAATTCTTATAATTATACTTATCTGCAATGATCAGATTGAAGAGATCCTCACATTTTACATGGATCATTAATACAGAAGGAATTCAAATTTGTCCAAACTAGTGCCCATGGAAGATGAATTTATTGATATCAAGTTATGCAAGTGTTCTTTAGCTCTCTAGATTTGAACTTACAGATTGCTCAAGAATGCTTGACataatgaatatatattttcTGTTCTTAGAGCTCTTGCATTGGTGGATAAATATGCTGCAAGAATTTTATTACCTCACCACCTCATATTGTTACTGATTTCTTGGAAGTAGCCATAAACCTGTGGTCACACAAACTCGTTGGTGGAACCGAGAATGAGGCTAAGCTGAAAGCAAAGCTTAGGATGTTAAGAGGGAGAACAGCAAAAACACTTAAAAATCCCATGGTCATCAATCAGATCATGGTTCATTTTAGTTCACTCAGATCCTTGGAGTGTAGAACTTCACAGAGAAGACAGAACTGACACATCCTTCAAAAAAGTCAATTTGTGTTTTCTAAAGATAAATATgcgaaaaacaagaaagaagtacaaTGTGACATTACACAAAATTAAGTTGTAGTATGTCTCTTTGTGGAGTGCTGCCCCATGCCTATGActgttctttcttctcttaagATTCTTGTAGCAATGCAATATGTTAATCCTTCACCTGCTAACCTTTTAGCAATTGAATAGCTCCTGATACAGGTTTGAGGAATGGCCATTGTAGTTGGCTCACACCTTCTTCTTTCATCCTTACCTTGCAGACCAAGAAAGGAACTTTCTTTGGCTAAGTTGGATGGGAATAAAGGCCTTCTCGTCATGATGAGGCATCTGAAGGTTTGATGTGAGATGTTGGAATGTGATTCATGGATGTCGCAACCTCAAGGAAGAAATTTGAGGAGTTATCTTCACGTATGAAGctaagaatctctctctctctctctctctctctctcttctgataTATTAAACAACGATGCCTCAGAACAGATCCATTGCAATACAAAAAGAATGAGATATCTGCAAATTGCGGTGCCCACTTCACCGTATCTGTCATTTTCCAGTCCCAAAAAGTCACCCCTTCGCGTGGCTGCCACACGCAAATGCACGCGCCATTTCTCAAGTGCTCGGTTGTCACCTCTTTAATCCTCAGCATCTCTGCTACTTCACACCGATCCAGACAAAAAAATATATCGATCAGTGATACGAGTTCTTCGTAGTTCGTGCCTATTAATGGGTGTACAGCATGCGAAAGCATAAGAAAAACTAGAATAATGACATCTAGAAGTTTCGTATAGATTCTTAAAATTATTCCAGTCATTGTAAATTTGATCTTGTTGTTGACTGTATTTAAATattagattttctttttacctATGAGATATCAGATATTGTTTATCCAACTACTTGCATCCTACAATTCCGCCCTTTTAAGTGATTAGATAAGATTTGGAACAGACTTAGAGCTAATGAGTCAAAAGAAATTATAATTAGCGTCGAGCAAATTCTCAACTCATAATTTAAAGAAATTTTCATAAAGTATACCAACTTTAAAAGATTATCGAAaagtcataatttttttaaaatgataaaaatagccTTATAACAATTTTAATCTTTTTTCCTTAAAAGTTGTATCTTCTGTCTCCACCTTTTaattgagaaaataaaaaaaaagatagattgtTCATACAGTAAATAAcccaaaaaaatcaaaatattattttaaatataaatgtatTATAAATGTCCCAAAAAATATAAATGTATTATAGTTGTTGAATgacccaaaaaaaaataaaaatatctaaaatagaaaaaaaaaaatatatatatatatatatatgtgtgtgtttttttttatatttttaattttttatttctatcaaaatatgatggatccttgtaatattttttttaaatattaaaaaaactaaTATTAAACAAATTTGATCCACAAAACCTAAaccttgatattatatatattattattagatgaaaataaaaataatatatatgatatgatAACTAATCAAAatcctataaaatttttatgaaatcttcgAATGCCATCTACATTACCATCCTTTTTCTCAAAACTAACGAATGTTTTCGGCGATTCCCTttcactttctctctctctctcctttataAATTGAGACAAGAGGGGCGTGTGGCCAACACACTCCCCCAATCCCATTCCAATCTCCACTGttctcttctgctcttctcccaCCATTTCTCGGCTTCAGGCCCTTCCCAGACACCACTAATGTCGTCTCGTCTCAGCTCTCACGTTCATGAAAACCAATCGCCGGATCTTACCAAAGATCTAAAGCAAGATGGGTGCGTCCAGATCGCCATCCCGCCCCGACCTCATGAGCCAGAATCGGTGCAAGCCGATTCGGTGGATTACATGGCACGAGCGCAGTGGCTCCGCGCCGTGGTGCTCGGCGCCAACGACGGCCTCGTCTCCGTCGCCTCCTTGATGGTGGGGGTGGGCGCGGTGGGCCAAAGCGCCAAGGCCATGCTGGTGTCCGGCCTGGCCGGCCTCGTAGCGGGCGCCTGCAGCATGGCCATCGGCGAGTTCGTCTCCGTCTACGCGCAGTACGACATCGAGGTGGCGGAGCGGGAGAGGCGACGCCAAGACTGCGGGAGCGAGGAGGAGGGGAGCCTG from Musa acuminata AAA Group cultivar baxijiao chromosome BXJ2-11, Cavendish_Baxijiao_AAA, whole genome shotgun sequence encodes:
- the LOC103970326 gene encoding vacuolar iron transporter homolog 2-like, whose protein sequence is MSSRLSSHVHENQSPDLTKDLKQDGCVQIAIPPRPHEPESVQADSVDYMARAQWLRAVVLGANDGLVSVASLMVGVGAVGQSAKAMLVSGLAGLVAGACSMAIGEFVSVYAQYDIEVAERERRRQDCGSEEEGSLPNPLLAAVASALAFSLGAVLPLLAGGFIRSWGVRVGAVCAVSSLGLAGFGAAGAVLGGANVPNSVLRLLFGGWMAMLVTYGVLRVFGIIFGMHVSSA